From Mytilus galloprovincialis chromosome 9, xbMytGall1.hap1.1, whole genome shotgun sequence, the proteins below share one genomic window:
- the LOC143046367 gene encoding uncharacterized protein LOC143046367 isoform X1 — MASSKPILCGPCHKGEVTTKADIWCYNCDEGLCSTCLSHHKRFRATCDHKTIDIKIYKPSIQAIKTECDKHGQQLNLYCPSHLMPCCDQCISTVHSKCTGIKSLAGVVDKTKIEKSKETVETDIHSILNVLETIINNKSKNIKTGENQIVSIKKSIKRIRQEINKHLDHLEMKLCQETDTIWNQEKSTATDFISEIEAKKKNLKEMKEHLQTVTTHTSKLQSFLGVHQIDQQVHQCQRYVEDLDDDERTKEVDIKMKQNDVIEKILSKLESLESLGEVIVIKTEVAMNIEISVGTEPQVELQEQSNINNMTMNIETKIDINIKMGISDLICLMDGRVIVVEQWGKVNLLTSDGKLQKQLPIPGGACSVTQINENTIAITYPYEKAIKIFNMENETVTKVITLDKVCLGLSFSNNSLAVGLSNDEIHIIDLEGTTLKSIQVESRDNLFNLVYCNDRVIYSDNYGKAVYCYDESGKQIWQYTQDLKEPWGLCTDSYGNIIVADNYSDRIVISKDGQESKVLISKEDGLKNAKCICFKHNECSGFICDSRSTYLAKFNLSPCLL; from the coding sequence TGAAGGATTATGCTCGACATGTTTAAGTCATCACAAAAGATTCAGAGCAACATGTGATCATAAGACCATtgatatcaaaatttataaaccatCCATCCAAGCCATTAAAACAGAATGTGACAAACATGGTCAACAACTCAACTTGTACTGCCCCAGTCATTTAATGCCTTGCTGTGATCAATGTATTTCCACCGTTCATTCAAAATGTACCGGAATAAAAAGTTTAGCAGGTGTCGTGGATAAAACAAAGATTGAAAAATCAAAGGAAACTGTAGAGACAGACATACATTCTATATTAAATGTATTGGAAACAATAATCAACAACAAATCCAAAAACATCAAAACTGGAGAAAATCAGATTGTTAGCATAAAAAAGTCAATTAAAAGAATTAGACaggaaataaataaacatttagatCACCTGGAGATGAAGTTATGCCAAGAAACAGATACCATTTGGAATCAGGAAAAATCAACTGCAACTGATTTCATTTCTGAAATTGAAGCGAAAAAGAAAAACTTGAAGGAAATGAAAGAACATTTACAAACTGTCACAACACATACTTCTAAACTACAATCATTTCTTGGTGTACATCAGATTGATCAACAAGTACATCAATGTCAAAGATATGTTGAAGATCTGGATGATGATGAGAGGACCAAAGAAGTTGACATCAAAATGAAGCAAAATGATGTAATAGAAAAGATACTGAGCAAGTTAGAATCATTAGAATCCTTAGGAGAAGTCATTGTTATAAAGACAGAAGTAGCCATGAACATAGAAATAAGTGTGGGAACAGAACCACAAGTAGAATTACAAGAACAATCcaacataaacaacatgacaaTGAATATAGAGACAAAGATAGACATCAACATAAAGATGGGTATTAGTGACCTGATTTGTCTGATGGATGGGAGAGTTATAGTAGTGGAACAGTGGGGTAAAGTTAACCTACTTACTTCTGATGGCAAACTACAGAAACAATTACCTATACCTGGTGGAGCCTGCAGTGTTACACAGATCAATGAGAACACTATAGCCATAACTTATCCTTATGAGAAAGCCATTAAGATCTTTAATATGGAGAATGAAACAGTTACCAAAGTTATCACATTAGACAAAGTATGCTTGGGTTTATCATTCTCCAATAATTCCCTGGCTGTAGGTTTGAGTAATGATGAAATCCATATTATAGACTTGGAAGGAACTACACTGAAGTCAATACAGGTTGAGAGTAGAGATAACCTGTTTAACCTTGTTTACTGTAATGACAGAGTAATCTATAGTGACAATTATGGTAAAGCAGTATATTGTTATGATGAATCAGGTAAACAGATCTGGCAATATACACAGGATTTAAAGGAACCATGGGGACTTTGTACAGATAGTTATGGTAACATTATTGTAGCAGACAATTACTCTGATAGAATAGTAATATCAAAAGATGGACAGGAGAGTAAAGTACTGATTAGTAAAGAGGATGGACTGAAGAATGCAAagtgtatttgttttaaacataatgAGTGTTCAGGTTTTATTTGTGATTCCAGAAGTACATACTTGGCAAAATTTAATTTATCACCTTGTTTATTGTAA
- the LOC143046367 gene encoding uncharacterized protein LOC143046367 isoform X2 translates to MASSKPILCGPCHKGEVTTKADIWCYNCDEGLCSTCLSHHKRFRATCDHKTIDIKIYKPSIQAIKTECDKHGQQLNLYCPSHLMPCCDQCISTVHSKCTGIKSLAGVVDKTKIEKSKETVETDIHSILNVLETIINNKSKNIKTGENQIVSIKKSIKRIRQEINKHLDHLEMKLCQETDTIWNQEKSTATDFISEIEAKKKNLKEMKEHLQTVTTHTSKLQSFLGVHQIDQQVHQCQRYVEDLDDDERTKEVDIKMKQNDVIEKILSKLESLESLGEVIVIKTEVAMNIEISVGTEPQVELQEQSNINNMTMNIETKIDINIKMGISDLICLMDGRVIVVEQWGKVNLLTSDGKLQKQLPIPGGACSVTQINENTIAITYPYEKAIKIFNMENETVTKVITLDKVCLGLSFSNNSLAVGLSNDEIHIIDLEGTTLKSIQVESRDNLFNLVYCNDRVIYSDNYGKAVYCYDESGKQIWQYTQDLKEPWGLCTDSYGNIIVADNYSDRIVISKDGQESKVLISKEDGLKNAKCICFKHNECSGFICDDSSNYLTKFNLTYR, encoded by the exons TGAAGGATTATGCTCGACATGTTTAAGTCATCACAAAAGATTCAGAGCAACATGTGATCATAAGACCATtgatatcaaaatttataaaccatCCATCCAAGCCATTAAAACAGAATGTGACAAACATGGTCAACAACTCAACTTGTACTGCCCCAGTCATTTAATGCCTTGCTGTGATCAATGTATTTCCACCGTTCATTCAAAATGTACCGGAATAAAAAGTTTAGCAGGTGTCGTGGATAAAACAAAGATTGAAAAATCAAAGGAAACTGTAGAGACAGACATACATTCTATATTAAATGTATTGGAAACAATAATCAACAACAAATCCAAAAACATCAAAACTGGAGAAAATCAGATTGTTAGCATAAAAAAGTCAATTAAAAGAATTAGACaggaaataaataaacatttagatCACCTGGAGATGAAGTTATGCCAAGAAACAGATACCATTTGGAATCAGGAAAAATCAACTGCAACTGATTTCATTTCTGAAATTGAAGCGAAAAAGAAAAACTTGAAGGAAATGAAAGAACATTTACAAACTGTCACAACACATACTTCTAAACTACAATCATTTCTTGGTGTACATCAGATTGATCAACAAGTACATCAATGTCAAAGATATGTTGAAGATCTGGATGATGATGAGAGGACCAAAGAAGTTGACATCAAAATGAAGCAAAATGATGTAATAGAAAAGATACTGAGCAAGTTAGAATCATTAGAATCCTTAGGAGAAGTCATTGTTATAAAGACAGAAGTAGCCATGAACATAGAAATAAGTGTGGGAACAGAACCACAAGTAGAATTACAAGAACAATCcaacataaacaacatgacaaTGAATATAGAGACAAAGATAGACATCAACATAAAGATGGGTATTAGTGACCTGATTTGTCTGATGGATGGGAGAGTTATAGTAGTGGAACAGTGGGGTAAAGTTAACCTACTTACTTCTGATGGCAAACTACAGAAACAATTACCTATACCTGGTGGAGCCTGCAGTGTTACACAGATCAATGAGAACACTATAGCCATAACTTATCCTTATGAGAAAGCCATTAAGATCTTTAATATGGAGAATGAAACAGTTACCAAAGTTATCACATTAGACAAAGTATGCTTGGGTTTATCATTCTCCAATAATTCCCTGGCTGTAGGTTTGAGTAATGATGAAATCCATATTATAGACTTGGAAGGAACTACACTGAAGTCAATACAGGTTGAGAGTAGAGATAACCTGTTTAACCTTGTTTACTGTAATGACAGAGTAATCTATAGTGACAATTATGGTAAAGCAGTATATTGTTATGATGAATCAGGTAAACAGATCTGGCAATATACACAGGATTTAAAGGAACCATGGGGACTTTGTACAGATAGTTATGGTAACATTATTGTAGCAGACAATTACTCTGATAGAATAGTAATATCAAAAGATGGACAGGAGAGTAAAGTACTGATTAGTAAAGAGGATGGACTGAAGAATGCAAagtgtatttgttttaaacataatgAGTGTTCAG GTTTTATTTGTGATGACAGCAGTAACTACTTGACAAAATTTAACTTAACCTATAGATAA